A portion of the Fulvia fulva chromosome 1, complete sequence genome contains these proteins:
- a CDS encoding RuvB-like helicase 1: MASNGAVAQPAASAQSGNQPVQIREVQQSNSRENRTAAHSHIKGLGLRSDGYADPNAHGFVGQTAAREACGVVVDLIRAKKMAGKAVLLAGGPGTGKTALALAVSHELGTKVPFCPMTGSEVYSAEVKKTEALMENFRRAIGLRVQERKEVYEGEVAELTPEESENPLGAYGRTISHLLITLRSSKGTKKLRLDPSIYEAIQKERVRLGDVIYIEANTGAVKRVGRSDAFSTEFDLEAEEYVPVPKGDVHKKKDIVQDVTLHDLDVANARPQGGQDVMSMMGQLMKPRKTEITEKLRGEINKVVNKYIDQGIAELVPGVLFIDEVHMLDIECFTYLNRALESSISPIVILASNRGQTTIRGTGSVLANDPGLISAHGLPPDLLARLLIVPTHPYTADEIRTIIQTRAKLEFATPTAPQLADNPQALKVSATLSPDALAELTRRGETVSLRYALQLLAPASILARARGSDGNVISGADVQEATSLFWDAGRSAGQLKERASEFIS; this comes from the exons ATGGCCTCGAATGGCGCCGTAGCGCAGCCAGCAGCATCGGCACAGTCCGGCAACCAACCAGTGCAGATACGCGAAGTGCAGCAATCGAATTCAAGGGAGAACAGGACGGCAGCGCACTCACATATCAAGGGCCTTGGTCTGAGATCTGATGGCTATGCCGATCCGAACGCGCACGGTTTCGTGGGCCAGACCGCGGCAAGAGAAGCGTGTGGTGTGGTGGTGGACCTGATCAGGGCGAAGAAGATGGCAGGCAAGGCTGTGTTGCTGGCTGGCGGTCCAGGTACCGGAAAGACGGCGCTCGCTCTGGCGGTCAGCCACGAGCTGGGAACCAAGGTGCCGTTCTGCCCCATGACTGGGAGTGAAGTCTACAGTGCAGAAGTGAAGAAGACGGAGGCATTGATGGAGAATTTCCGCCGAGCGATTGGTCTGCGGGTACAGGAGCGCAAGGAAGTGTATGAGGGTGAAGTGGCAGAGCTGACACCCGAGGAGAGCGAAAACCCGCTGGGCGCATATGGCAGGACAATCTCTCATCTCCTGATCACACTGCGGAGTTCCAAGGGCACGAAGAAGCTGAGGCTAGACCCTAGTATCTACGAGGCGATCCAGAAAGAGCGTGTACGACTAGGAGATGTCATCTATATCGAAGCGAATACTGGAGCAGTGAAGAGAGTGGGGAGGTCGGACGCTTTCTCCACAGAATTCGACCTTGAAGCAGAAGAGTACGTGCCGGTGCCCAAGGGCGATGTGCACAAGAAGAAGGACATTGTACAAGACGTTACGCTGCACGATCTGGACGTTGCAAATGCGCGACCACAAGGTGGTCAAGATGTGATGAGCATGATGGGTCAACTGATGAAGCCGCGCAAGACCGAGATCACCGAGAAGCTGCGCGGCGAGATCAACAAGGTCGTCAACAAGTACATCGACCAGGGGATTGCGGAGCTGGTTCCTGGAGTCCTCTTCATTGATGAG GTGCACATGCTCGACATTGAATGCTTCACTTACCTCAATCGCGCTCTGGAGTCTAGCATTTCGCCCATTGTCATATTGGCTTCCAACAGGGGTCAGACTACGATCCGTGGCACTGGTTCGGTCCTGGCCAACGACCCTGGTCTCATCTCCGCCCATGGTCTTCCTCCGGACCTTCTAGCACGCCTGCTAATCGTCCCAACACATCCATACACCGCGGATGAGATACGAACGATCATTCAAACCCGTGCGAAGCTCGAGTTCGCGACCCCAACAGCGCCACAGCTTGCAGATAACCCTCAAGCGCTTAAGGTCTCCGCTACATTAAGCCCAGATGCGCTAGCAGAGCTCACGCGACGTGGCGAGACTGTCTCTCTTCGTTATGCGCTACAGCTCCTGGCTCCTGCCAGCATTCTGGCTCGTGCTCGTGGTAGTGACGGCAATGTGATCAGTGGAGCTGATGTACAGGAGGCAACGTCGCTGTTCTGGGACGCCGGCAGAAGCGCCGGGCAGCTTAAAGAGAGGGCGTCAGAGTTCATTTCATGA
- a CDS encoding Iron-sulfur assembly protein 1: MATLRSAAPPIASIFRFASQPTTGRRCAQCLKAQRCPFSSFRPRAASSKRPLMTESAHRPQSLEPQMPPPKNSGAPDTSISASQHQTWPPTGPWERKDGGSALSEREGEAQKSKPTLASTTGQQTAKPSITPEAAATKPKKSKLRPRKAPIVLTPKAVEQLRGLFDQPEHKMIRVGVKNRGCSGLAYHLEYVDKPGAFDETVEQDGVKVLIDSKALFSIIGSEMDWLEDKLSARFIFKNPNITEQCGCGESFSIS; the protein is encoded by the exons ATGGCCACTCTACGATCCGCAGCGCCGCCCATTGCGAGTATATTCCGCTTTGCCTCACAGCCGACAACCGGCAGACGATGTGCACAATGTCTCAAGGCCCAACGATGTCCCTTCTCCTCTTTCCGACCCAGAGCAGCCTCCTCGAAGCGACCTCTAATGACCGAGTCAGCACATAGGCCGCAGTCTCTAGAACCTCAGATGCCACCCCCGAAGAACAGCGGTGCACCAGACACAAGCATCTCGGCAAGTCAGCACCAGACCTGGCCACCGACAGGTCCGTGGGAACGTAAAGATGGTGGTTCGGCCTTGAGCGAACGAGAAGGCGAGGCGCAGAAGAGCAAGCCCACACTAGCGTCGACAACAGGCCAGCAGACAGCCAAGCCCTCAATAACACCGGAAGCCGCAGCGACAAAGCCCAAGAAGAGCAAGCTACGGCCCAGGAAAGCACCAATTGTATTGACACCTAAAGCCGTGGAACAGCTTCGAGGGCTGTTCGATCAACCAGAGCACAAGATGATTAGAGTGGGTGTAAAGAACCGAGGCTGTAGTGGACTGGCATATCATTTGGAGTACGTGGATAAGCCGGGGGCATTCGACGAGACCGTAGAACAAGATGGCGTAAAAGTCTTGATAGACAGCAAGGCCTTGTTCAGCATTATTGGCAGTGAGATGGATTGGCTGGAAGACAAGCTTAGCGCGCGGTTTATCTTCAAGAACCCGAATATCA CGGAACAATGCGGCTGCGGAGAATCGTTCAGCATTTCGTGA
- a CDS encoding DSC E3 ubiquitin ligase complex subunit 3: MDERPIDVVVRFSTSNPDIILNIPKPGAISNLAVKQRIRAELEPPASTSRLRLIHAGKVLQDGAALSGSVNVTPAPPSRGEERKSAKAKGKEPLRDIKPTASRVYIHCSIGDALSALELATEARNAEAADVALGTKALPTDTPADVEASQCNASTTTPAPRGFDRLLSAGFSTSEVAALRTQFLAIQSHTHTPDTMPTGPDLLALEERWLDNTSNPSAGGGDGDTGGFGSEDAGGLEDMLYGNLIGFFWPIGAMCWLMREEGVWTRRRQVAVLSGFLVNITFGFLRVMN; this comes from the coding sequence ATGGACGAACGACCCATTGATGTTGTGGTCCGCTTCTCGACGTCGAACCCGGACATTATCCTCAACATTCCGAAGCCTGGCGCGATCTCGAACCTCGCAGTGAAACAGCGAATCCGCGCAGAACTCGAGCCTCCCGCGTCGACCTCCCGCCTGCGGCTGATCCATGCCGGTAAAGTACTGCAGGACGGTGCAGCGCTGTCAGGGAGCGTCAACGTCACGCCCGCGCCACCGTCACGCGGCGAGGAGAGGAAGAGCGCGAAAGCCAAAGGCAAGGAACCTTTGCGAGACATCAAGCCTACAGCTTCAAGAGTCTATATACACTGTTCGATTGGCGATGCGTTGTCAGCACTGGAGCTCGCGACAGAGGCCCGCAACGCTGAAGCAGCAGATGTTGCACTGGGAACAAAGGCTCTCCCGACGGACACGCCTGCAGATGTGGAAGCGTCCCAATGCAATGCATCAACCACGACTCCTGCCCCTCGAGGATTTGATCGTCTGCTCAGCGCTGGATTCTCTACAAGCGAGGTTGCTGCGCTACGTACCCAGTTCCTGGCTATCCAATCGCATACCCACACGCCAGATACCATGCCGACTGGACCGGATTTGCTTGCGCTAGAGGAGCGCTGGCTCGACAACACTTCAAACCCATCAGCTGGAGGCGGGGATGGTGATACTGGCGGCTTCGGGTCTGAAGATGCGGGAGGTCTCGAGGATATGCTGTACGGCAATCTTATTGGTTTCTTTTGGCCGATCGGCGCTATGTGTTGGCTGATGAGAGAGGAGGGGGTCTGGACGCGTCGACGACAAGTTGCTGTCCTCTCGGGATTCTTGGTTAACATCACGTTCGGCTTCCTTCGTGTTATGAATTAG
- a CDS encoding Vesicle transport v-SNARE protein vti1, giving the protein MANPLDTDAGSELFSNYEAELKLVQADISQKLDQIPELQGEPRKAAIAQADRALEEAKELLDSMRLEKQNIPQASKVKVNQRFRNYESDVDAAKRKLKSLHDDRQALFGKRYTDNPTQDDQLEQRQQLLSGTDRLERSSGRLRESQRIALETEDIGRNTLADLGRQRETIEHTRGTLLESEGYTDRSNKTLKGMARRMATNKIITVAIITVLVILIIAVVVSKFR; this is encoded by the exons ATGGCAAATCCTCTCGACACCGACGCCGGCTCGGAGCTGTTCAGCAACTACGAAGCAGAGCTGAAGCTGGTACAGGCGGACATATCGCAAAAGCTGGATCAGATCCCTGAGCTGCAAGGAGAGCCGCGGAAAGCAGCGATAGCCCAGGCTGACCGAGCGTTGGAGGAGGCCAAAGAATTGCTCGACTCCATGAGGCTGGAGAAACAGAACATCCCACAGGCATCGAAAGTGAAGGTCAATCAGCGCTTCAGGAACTATGAGAGCGATGTGGACGCGGCAAAGAGGAAGCTGAAGAGCCTGCACGATGACAGACAGGCGCTATTCGGCAAGCGATATACCGACAACCCAACACAGGACGATCAGCTCGAACAACGGCAACAGTTGCTGAGCGGTACGGACAGGCTGGAACGCTCAAGTGGCAGGTTACGGGAATCGCAACGGATAGCATTGGAGACGGAGGATATTGGCAGGAACACTCTGGCCGACCTGGGCAGACAGCGCGAGACAATAGAGCACACCCGTGGGACCCTGCTGGAAAGCGAAGGGTACACGGATCGGAGTAACAAGACGCTCAAGGGCATGGCGAGAAG AATGGCTACCAACAAGATCATCACAGTTGCTATCATCACGGTGCTGGTCATCTTGATCATTGCTGTAGTTGTCAGCAAGTTCAGATGA
- a CDS encoding Succinate dehydrogenase assembly factor 4, mitochondrial gives MQCTRVIRTIRPGFFRRPFSASTAIKSSWSTGPSPPRLPKEEQEIFERLQKQSTGAFSTPKQPEQDTEKHKDVDVAAESAELGNATVRSGEADKMLEQLRERARLAAKGDGEELHPNVRRGAAPEFDGDTNPQTGEVGGPKNDPLRWRGDWSYNGRVTDF, from the coding sequence ATGCAGTGCACCAGAGTCATCCGAACCATTCGACCTGGCTTCTTTCGCCGTCCGTTCTCAGCCTCGACCGCCATCAAGTCGTCCTGGAGTACTGGCCCGTCTCCACCACGCCTTCCAAAAGAAGAGCAAGAAATATTCGAGCGACTACAGAAGCAATCGACGGGCGCCTTCAGCACCCCAAAGCAGCCTGAACAAGATACTGAGAAGCACAAGGATGTCGATGTGGCAGCTGAAAGTGCAGAGCTCGGCAATGCCACAGTGAGGTCAGGCGAGGCAGACAAGATGCTTGAACAGCTACGAGAAAGAGCACGACTGGCGGCGAAGGGCGATGGAGAAGAGCTACACCCGAACGTGCGAAGGGGAGCAGCACCTGAGTTTGACGGCGATACCAATCCGCAGACTGGTGAGGTCGGCGGACCTAAAAATGATCCACTGAGATGGCGTGGCGATTGGAGTTATAATGGCAGAGTCACAGACTTTTGA
- a CDS encoding Pisatin demethylase translates to MSCRDWPVVRLFFSGFEVPGPLIAKVSRLWKLYHLLRGDYRAAVRRLHERYGPLVQIAPHEYSLSDKSLVYVPNLHHTSSIVLPSCQHNLARTFRMANLYSAESQIDSCNESLFALIMKAGDKGDIVDMPELLTRYAHEVMLACTVGQRAGFLEHESTEHQIDMSVLKNWKFYAILHGSYLRYHPFIASMIKRWHVSGGSSAQLMMRLMPSRLTSVLGSSISSQSSEAMSSNAELETCIALTMAAADPTVALITTALHYIYSTPNLLEKLRAEIAAAQLSPQPTFKELILSRPSMPTLHAVLLECTRLHPPYITGPEYRSANGEVDGEQKIPPGSTIALEPTMIHNNPGRFGDDSNVFNPMRWLDASLACDLQRALLAFNISDMTNIEATILLIASKIITRFTTFWDSAKMQATEVFTQATEKFTLFRFYLAQGIPRKNLGVLLRINPIDSSTKKAENVDAATNDGAATTDGTAEAATDTPADPAADTIADTVANDTAVHTSTDNTIDNAIDDSIDNAVEVTTNTPAETAVDPATSCATEAASIKGDSTSSTEDDNDVSSTASLPKAEADVTISTSGPDSSSNGLTHVAAASSPKAEVSSGASATSSSHRGSGSSKASFNSAGNRTTATLPAANQLATILGEDDANELLNGRFAPSRKNFLGTKALYTKPIPDAFLRRLVHKALEQTHGWRLCHYNNPDTNIMAIGLQGSIPRAYSKSKQQSGQGSNNKRPYNKNNKNVNSRGDNNKNFNNRGDNNKNFNNNRSGHGNQVSNRGGNPAPDNTTTARAPPAAGAFQAKWANFATEEGARVDYWKTAEGYAERQAKMATNDAATKAAGTDADAQPRFTTTFKQTNGETVTGKLGGHRKAINVVKY, encoded by the exons ATGAGCTGTCGTGATTGGCCAGTCGTGCGGCTGTTCTTCAGCGGCTTCGAAGTGCCAGGTCCGCTCATCGCCAAAGTGTCGAGACTTTGGAAGCTCTACCACTTGCTTCGTGGTGATTACAGAGCCGCTGTCAGACGCCTCCACGAACGCTACG GCCCACTCGTCCAGATCGCTCCGCACGAGTACAGCCTCAGCGACAAGAGTCTCGTCTACGTGCCAAACCTCCACCACACCTCCAGCATTGTTCTGCCATCTTGTCAGCACAACCTCGCACGCACCTTTCGCATGGCGAATCTGTACAGCGCAGAGAGCCAGATTGACTCTTGCAACGAGAGCCTATTCGCCCTGATCATGAAAGCTGGCGACAAGGGCGACATCGTCGACATGCCGGAATTGCTGACCCGTTACGCCCATGAAGTCATGCTTGCCTGCACCGTCGGACAGCGAGCAGGGTTCCTTGAGCACGAGTCCACGGAGCACCAGATCGACATGAGCGTTCTGAAGAACTGGAAGTTCTACGCCATCTTACATGGCTCTTACCTGCGCTACCATCCTTTCATAGCTAGCATGATCAAGCGCTGGCACGTATCTGGCGGGTCGAGCGCCCAGCTCATGATGAGACTGATGCCTTCAAGACTGACTAGTGTTCTCGGCTCCTCAATCAGCTCCCAGAGCTCCGAAGCGATGTCAAGCAATGCTGAGCTCGAGACTTGCATCGCCTTGACAATGGCTGCTGCAGATCCAACGGTCGCTCTCATCACCACCGCACTTCATTACATCTACAGTACACCAAACCTACTCGAGAAGCTCCGGGCAGAGATAGCTGCAGCGCAGCTTTCGCCACAACCTACTTTCAAGGAGCTGATCTTATCTCGCCCAAGCATGCCAACGCTGCATGCTGTTCTGCTCGAGTGCACTCGGCTACACCCGCCATACATCACAGGACCTGAGTACCGCTCAGCTAACGGCGAGGTTGACGGGGAGCAGAAGATACCACCGGGC AGTACAATCGCGCTTGAGCCGACAATGATACACAATAATCCTGGTCGTTTTGGCGATGACTCCAACGTCTTCAACCCAATGAGATGGCTTGATGCGTCACTAGCGTGTGATTTGCAGCGCGCGTTGCTCGCG TTCAACATATCAGACATGACCAACATTGAGGCAACCATTCTACTCATCGCGAGCAAAATCATCACCCGGTTCACCACCTTCTGGGACTCCGCCAAAATGCAAGCCACCGAGGTGTTCACTCAAGCCACCGAGAAATTCACACTCTTCCGCTTCTACCTTGCCCAAGGCATTCCACGCAAAAACCTGGGCGTTCTGCTCCGCATCAACCCTATCGACTCATCGACCAAGAAAGCAGAGAACGTCGACGCTGCCACCAACGACGGTGCTGCCACCACCGACGGTACTGCTGAAGCTGCCACCGACACTCCCGCCGACCCTGCTGCCGACACCATTGCCGACACTGTTGCCAACGACACTGCTGTCCATACTTCTACTGACAATACTATCGACAATGCCATCGACGATTCCATCGACAATGCTGTCGAAGTTACCACCAACACTCCTGCTGAGACTGCTGTCGACCCTGCCACCAGCTGTGCCACCGAAGCTGCTTCCATCAAAGGTGACTCCACCTCATCTACCGAAGACGACAACGACGTGTCCAGTACAGCATCTCTGCCGAAGGCTGAGGCCGACGTCACCATCTCGACTTCAGGACCCGACTCGTCCTCGAACGGCCTCACCCACGTTGCTGCAGCATCTTCACCGAAGGCTGAGGTGTCATCTGGCGCATCCGCTACAAGCAGCAGCCACCGCGGCTCGGGCTCCAGCAAGGCGAGCTTCAACAGTGCCGGCAATCGCACCACCGCTACCCTTCCTGCCGCTAACCAGCTCGCCACCATCTTGGGTGAAGACGATGCCAACGAGCTGTTGAACGGCCGCTTCGCACCAAGCCGTAAGAACTTTCTCGGCACCAAGGCGCTCTACACCAAGCCCATTCCAGACGCCTTCCTCCGTCGCCTCGTCCATAAGGCTCTCGAACAGACCCACGGCTGGCGTCTCTGTCACTACAACAACCCTGACACCAACATCATGGCCATCGGTCTCCAGGGCTCCATCCCTCGCGCCTACAGCAAGTCCAAGCAGCAATCTGGCCAAGGATCCAACAACAAGCGTCCATACAACAAGAACAACAAGAACGTCAACAGCCGTGGTGACAACAACAAGAACTTCAACAACCGTGGTGACAACAACAAGAACTTCAACAACAACCGCAGTGGTCACGGCAACCAGGTCTCCAACCGTGGTGGCAACCCAGCACCTGACAACACCACCACCGCGCGAGCACCACCAGCAGCTGGTGCCTTCCAGGCCAAGTGGGCCAATTTTGCCACAGAAGAGGGCGCCCGCGTGGACTACTGGAAGACTGCAGAGGGCTACGCAGAGCGCCAAGCGAAGATGGCCACCAACGATGCCGCTACCAAGGCAGCCGGCACTGATGCTGACGCTCAACCACGCTTCACCACCACATTCAAGCAGACGAACGGCGAGACGGTCACAGGCAAGCTGGGAGGTCATCGCAAGGCCATCAACGTCGTGAAGTACTGA
- a CDS encoding Leucine--tRNA ligase, cytoplasmic, which translates to MAAVQATKDALAPAQQPKGTLKIENTEKRDTLIASEKKYQQQWQLSKVFEQDAPSLEEVPYHSIAPAELRKKHPKYMVTMAYPYVNGTPHAGHSFTASKLEFAVGWARMQGKRALYPQGFHCTGMPIKACADKLVREIDMFGKNFEKCPADEVQDENNKPNGNPPAPTQETTKEDVTKFSTKKSKANAKTNVALKYQFQIMLALGIPVEEIHRFADPQYWLTHFPPLWQRDLNNLGCRVDWRRSMVTTDANPYYDAFVRWQVNRLKELGKIKFGKRYTVYSPKDGQACMDHDRQSGEGVGVQEYTALKLRVKEWAEAAKSKVEGKIPEGGNVYFVPATLRPETMYGQNCCFVGPAVTYGIYEIEKGKEYYFISDRAARNMAFQNIFPQWGVFPKVAELQGSDVVGTLVNAPLSTKKDGVRILPMESVKPTKGTGVVTSVPSDSPDDYATCLDLAKKAEYYKIQKEWVDMDILPIIETPSYGNLTAKHLVETMKINSPKDAKQLAEAKELAYKEGFYKGKMIYGDFAGKSVEEAKPLVRQQLLDAGEAFAYAEPDGQVISRSGDECVAGHLDQWFMNYGTPEKSGDPEWQPKVLKHVQNEHGDGLNTFSTETKNAFVQVMDWLAQWACARSYGLGTKLPWDQSQLVESLSDSTIYMSYYTIAHLLHKDIFGKERGEANIAPEELTDEVWDWLFDRTDEIPQTSIKEETLHRMRREFEYWYPLDLRVSGKDLIQNHLTFFLYVHVALFKPEYWPRAVRVNGHLLLNGEKMSKSTGNFLTLSDSIAKFGADATRIALADAGDTIEDANFDETVANANILRMYELRLWCESVINDARLLKDGETYDQVRQNERHKTNDSIQRTGEKHFWDEVFENEINGLVKEVEQHYSETNYKSALKYGLYDFAGARDFYREVTKAAGIGMHHDLVRRYVELQALNVTVVAPHWAEHIWLEVLKKAETVQNALYPQAPETKPHLTAARDYVRSTSSNITSAEGAQLKKMQKGKQTSYDPKKDKKLTVFCALKYPEWQDSIIDIVRKNFSDMKLDVSGVSKAIDKKESKRAMPFVQVLKKSLEGGIDPSTVFERKLAFDEVEVLTEMVPGLQQTIQKCASVEIVAVEQEGKKGKVVAGASGVKVGEDRTELPQAAENAVPGQPTFFFENSA; encoded by the coding sequence ATGGCAGCCGTTCAGGCCACGAAAGACGCCCTGGCCCCCGCCCAGCAGCCAAAGGGCACGCTCAAGATCGAGAACACGGAGAAGCGGGACACGCTGATTGCCAGCGAGAAGAAGTACCAGCAGCAATGGCAGCTGAGCAAGGTCTTCGAGCAGGATGCCCCGTCGCTGGAGGAAGTGCCATACCACTCCATCGCTCCCGCGGAGCTGCGCAAGAAGCACCCCAAGTACATGGTCACCATGGCCTACCCCTACGTCAACGGCACACCGCACGCCGGCCACTCCTTCACCGCCAGTAAGCTGGAGTTCGCCGTCGGATGGGCGCGCATGCAAGGCAAGCGAGCGCTGTATCCCCAGGGCTTCCACTGCACGGGAATGCCCATCAAGGCCTGTGCAGACAAGCTGGTGCGCGAGATTGACATGTTTGGCAAGAACTTCGAGAAGTGTCCTGCCGACGAGGTCCAGGACGAGAACAACAAGCCCAATGGCAACCCACCGGCGCCCACGCAGGAGACGACCAAGGAGGACGTCACCAAGTTCAGCACCAAGAAGTCAAAAGCAAACGCAAAGACCAACGTCGCACTCAAGTACCAGTTCCAGATCATGTTGGCTCTCGGGATCCCCGTCGAAGAGATCCACAGGTTCGCCGATCCTCAATACTGGTTGACACACTTTCCACCACTCTGGCAGCGCGATCTGAACAACCTGGGCTGCCGTGTCGACTGGAGACGATCCATGGTTACCACCGACGCCAACCCATACTACGATGCCTTCGTTCGATGGCAGGTCAACCGTCTGAAAGAGCTCGGCAAGATCAAGTTCGGCAAGCGATACACAGTCTACTCGCCCAAGGATGGTCAGGCATGTATGGACCACGACAGACAGTCTGGCGAAGGTGTCGGCGTGCAAGAGTACACTGCATTGAAGCTCCGCGTCAAGGAATGGGCGGAGGCTGCCAAGAGCAAAGTTGAGGGAAAGATACCAGAAGGTGGTAATGTCTATTTCGTGCCAGCGACTCTACGACCAGAGACCATGTATGGTCAGAACTGCTGTTTCGTCGGGCCAGCTGTCACATATGGCATCTACGAGATCGAGAAGGGCAAGGAGTACTACTTCATCTCTGATCGGGCAGCGCGGAACATGGCTTTCCAGAACATTTTCCCGCAATGGGGTGTGTTTCCCAAAGTCGCTGAGCTGCAAGGCTCGGATGTTGTCGGGACACTCGTCAACGCACCTTTGTCAACGAAGAAGGATGGCGTGCGCATCTTGCCAATGGAGTCTGTCAAGCCGACAAAGGGTACTGGGGTAGTCACTAGCGTGCCATCCGACTCGCCTGACGATTATGCGACCTGCTTGGATCTCGCGAAGAAGGCCGAGTACTACAAGATCCAGAAGGAGTGGGTCGACATGGACATTCTACCCATCATCGAGACGCCATCCTACGGCAACTTGACGGCGAAGCACTTGGTTGAAACGATGAAGATCAACTCACCGAAGGACGCCAAGCAGCTTGCTGAAGCCAAAGAGCTTGCCTACAAGGAGGGCTTTTACAAGGGCAAGATGATCTACGGTGACTTTGCTGGCAAGAGCGTCGAGGAAGCCAAGCCTCTGGTGAGACAACAGCTGCTCGACGCTGGTGAAGCTTTTGCATACGCAGAACCCGATGGTCAAGTCATCAGCAGATCCGGTGATGAGTGTGTTGCTGGGCATCTCGATCAGTGGTTCATGAACTATGGTACGCCGGAGAAATCTGGTGATCCAGAGTGGCAGCCCAAGGTCTTGAAGCATGTTCAGAATGAGCACGGCGACGGTCTGAACACGTTCTCGACCGAGACCAAGAACGCCTTTGTACAGGTCATGGACTGGCTAGCTCAGTGGGCGTGCGCACGAAGCTACGGTCTGGGCACGAAGCTGCCATGGGACCAAAGCCAGCTTGTTGAAAGTTTGTCAGATTCGACCATCTACATGTCATACTATACCATTGCACACTTGCTACACAAGGACATCTTCGGCAAGGAGCGTGGTGAAGCCAACATTGCGCCCGAAGAACTCACTGACGAAGTCTGGGATTGGTTGTTTGACCGGACGGACGAAATCCCCCAGACCTCGATCAAGGAAGAGACCCTTCACCGCATGCGACGCGAATTCGAGTACTGGTATCCTTTGGACCTTCGTGTTTCCGGCAAGGACCTGATCCAGAATCACTTGACCTTTTTCCTCTACGTCCACGTTGCGCTCTTCAAGCCAGAGTACTGGCCACGTGCTGTGCGTGTAAACGGACACCTGTTGCTAAACGGAGAGAAGATGTCGAAATCTACAGGAAACTTCCTTACTCTGTCAGACTCGATAGCGAAGTTCGGCGCCGACGCAACACGTATCGCGCTTGCAGATGCTGGCGACACGATCGAGGACGCCAACTTTGATGAGACTGTCGCAAATGCAAACATTCTTCGCATGTACGAGCTTCGTCTGTGGTGCGAGAGCGTCATTAATGATGCTCGTCTTCTCAAAGACGGCGAAACCTACGACCAAGTCCGCCAGAACGAGCGACATAAGACCAACGACTCAATTCAGCGCACTGGCGAGAAGCACTTCTGGGACGAGGTGTTCGAGAACGAGATCAATGGTCTAGTGAAGGAAGTTGAGCAGCATTACAGCGAGACAAACTACAAGTCGGCCCTGAAGTACGGACTGTACGACTTCGCCGGCGCGCGCGATTTCTATCGTGAAGTGACAAAGGCCGCCGGCATCGGCATGCACCACGATCTGGTGAGGCGCTATGTCGAGCTGCAAGCATTGAACGTGACCGTTGTAGCACCCCACTGGGCTGAGCACATTTGGCTCGAGGTCCTGAAAAAGGCGGAGACTGTTCAGAACGCTCTCTACCCTCAGGCTCCAGAGACCAAGCCGCATCTTACAGCTGCGCGCGATTACGTGCGCTCAACGAGTAGCAACATCACCAGCGCTGAAGGCGCTCAGCTTAAGAAGATGCAAAAGGGCAAGCAGACTTCATACGACCCGAAGAAGGACAAGAAGCTTACCGTGTTTTGCGCTCTCAAGTACCCAGAATGGCAGGACAGCATCATCGATATCGTGCGGAAGAACTTTTCTGACATGAAGCTTGACGTTTCTGGCGTGTCAAAGGCTATCGACAAGAAGGAGAGCAAGCGAGCAATGCCATTCGTGCAAGTCCTCAAGAAGAGCCTCGAGGGTGGCATCGACCCAAGCACAGTTTTCGAGCGCAAGCTGGCATTCGACGAAGTGGAAGTGTTGACCGAAATGGTACCTGGTCTACAACAAACCATCCAAAAGTGCGCATCTGTGGAGATCGTGGCGGTGGAACAGGAGGGAAAGAAGGGCAAGGTGGTTGCCGGTGCTTCGGGCGTGAAGGTCGGTGAGGACCGCACAGAGCTGCCTCAGGCTGCAGAGAATGCTGTGCCAGGCCAGCCGACGTTCTTTTTCGAGAACTCTGCATGA